A single genomic interval of Amblyomma americanum isolate KBUSLIRL-KWMA chromosome 11, ASM5285725v1, whole genome shotgun sequence harbors:
- the LOC144110094 gene encoding multidrug resistance-associated protein 1-like — MAKRPNPECARPGYTKPGQLVEDEGFHIGKVDYEIYRYYLSRFGHAMFSLVLLGYGACRAFDLLSSVWISNWSEEVLQEGATNSTTAANGWRLTIYGLLGICQGTCIFFGTLILGLCGLAASSSLHDETLSRLVRAPMSFFDTTPLGRMLNRFSKDLDQADMQIAIVVDSLLEMLTDVLGILLLITIYIPSFMVAVLPCSVIYFIVQKLFVRTFRQLQRLESVSRSPVFNCIAETVPGVQTIRAYAVQRAFIALSDTLLERWISSAFHLMAAERWLTVRLNFLGTAVSLFTACLLVHGRDVFGPAAYGLTLLYALKVTDALNYLVRFMAELENSLIAVERLHEYTKTPTEAPWRVSPAPSPDWPQHGAINFVNFSTRYRPDLDFVLHNINLDVQPSEKVGLVGRTGSGKSTLTLSMFRIVEAVEGDIMIDDVAISRIGLHDLRSKLTIIPQDPVLFCGSLRLNLDPKGEHTDDEVWAALDKAHLKAFFQNKADKLHFHIEEDGQNLSVGQHQLICLARALLRNTKLLVLDEATASVDPDTDALVQQTIRRDFAHCTVLTVAHRLQTILDANRIVVMRSGKIEEIGAPGDLLRNPKSAFYAMSKEAGIVGDDQSVGFERGSSRHSTATP; from the exons ATGGCCAAAAGACCGAACCCGGAGTGCGCCCGGCCGGGTTATACCAAACCCGGTCAACTGGTGGAAGACGAAGGGTTCCACATCGGCAAG GTCGATTACGAGATCTACCGTTACTACTTGAGCCGGTTTGGGCACGCCATGTTTTCCCTGGTTCTCTTGGGCTACGGCGCGTGCCGGGCGTTCGAC CTGCTCTCGTCGGTGTGGATCAGCAACTGGAGCGAGGAAGTCCTTCAAGAGGGCGCCACCAACTCGACGACTGCCGCCAACGGTTGGAGGCTAACCATTTACGGGCTACTCGGAATATGCCAGG GCACGTGCATTTTCTTCGGCACTCTGATCCTGGGCCTGTGCGGACTGGCGGCCTCCAGTAGCCTGCACGACGAGACGCTGTCCCGCCTGGTCCGCGCGCCCATGTCCTTCTTCGACACCACACCTCTGGGTCGCATGCTCAACAG GTTCAGCAAGGACTTGGACCAGGCCGACATGCAAATCGCAATTGTCGTGGACTCCCTCCTTGAGATGCTGACCGACGTCCTGGGCATTCTCCTGCTCATCACTATCTATATACCGTCCTTTATGGTGGCCGTCCTTCCTTGCTCTGTCATCTACTTCATCGTGCAG AAGCTGTTCGTGCGCACGTTCCGGCAGCTTCAGCGCCTGGAGTCCGTTTCCCGCTCCCCGGTGTTCAACTGCATCGCGGAGACGGTGCCCGGCGTGCAGACCATCCGGGCGTACGCCGTGCAGCGTGCATTCATCGCACTGTCGGACACGCTGCTAGAGCGCTGGATCTCGAGCGCTTTCCACCTGATGGCGGCCGAGCGGTGGCTGACGGTGCGGCTCAACTTCCTCGGCACCGCCGTGTCCCTGTTCACTGCCTGCCTGCTGGTGCACGGCAGGGACGTCTTCGGGCCGGCTGCCTATGGCCTCACGCTCCTCTATGCGCTCAAG GTGACAGACGCCCTGAACTACTTGGTGCGCTTCATGGCAGAGCTCGAGAACTCCCTCATCGCCGTGGAGCGCCTTCACGAGTACACCAAAACGCCCACCGAG GCCCCCTGGCGTGTCAGTCCGGCGCCGAGCCCTGACTGGCCACAGCATGGAGCCATCAACTTTGTGAACTTCAGTACTCGCTACCGCCCGGACCTGGACTTCGTGCTACACAATATCAACCTGGACGTGCAGCCATCGGAGAAG GTCGGGCTGGTGGGTCGCACGGGGTCGGGCaagtcgacgttgacgctgtccATGTTCCGCATCGTGGAAGCGGTTGAAGGGGACATCATGATTGACGACGTGGCAATATCGCGTATCGGGCTGCACGATCTGCGCTCCAAGCTCACCATCATTCCTCAG GACCCGGTGTTATTCTGCGGTTCACTGCGGCTGAACCTGGACCCTAAGGGGGAGCACACGGACGACGAGGTGTGGGCGGCACTGGATAAGGCGCACCTGAAGGCCTTCTTCCAGAACAAGGCAGACAAGCTGCACTTTCACATCGAGGAGGATGGACAGAACCTCAG CGTGGGCCAGCACCAGCTGATCTGTCTTGCCCGTGCTCTGCTGCGCAACACCAAGCTTCTGGTGCTTGACGAGGCGACGGCGTCTGTGGATCCGGACACGGACGCCCTGGTGCAACAGACCATTCGCCGCGACTTCGCCCACTGCACCGTGCTCACCGTGGCCCACCGGCTGCAGACCATCCTGGACGCCAACAG GATTGTGGTAATGAGATCTGGTAAGATCGAGGAGATTGGCGCCCCTGGAGATCTCCTGCGGAACCCCAAGTCCGCCTTCTACGCCATGAGCAAGGAGGCCGGCATAGTAGGGGACGACCAGAGCGTGGGATTCGAGCGCGGCTCGTCCAGGCACTCGACAGCAACGCCCTGA